One genomic window of Cydia fagiglandana chromosome 20, ilCydFagi1.1, whole genome shotgun sequence includes the following:
- the LOC134674867 gene encoding uncharacterized protein LOC134674867 — translation MDDILLARLRLINDKLTTDLEVIPVTVNLENLAQAQITYGKLEASLKRLNGDLTEYFRLASTPASDEICLISELQLQAEETLAELKVKIDQISTSSKPSEKLTEANSSCRLPKLQLPVYNGDVLAWYEFWDAFRSNIDARNLPEVDKLSYLKTSVTEDAKRAIDGLATTSTNYAIAVSILKERFGKTSHLVDAHYATLYKIKMAKGNADDCRRTFNEIERNLKILESLGENTNHNHLRFMLLEKFPSDLVYEIKLKVKDDSIQELRSQLDKIITAKEDAERISSRKRPLDSEASTVGILHVNAKRARYASQSQLHHSNQNKQNQQGGFDKRPVQKKFKGFKKNNNRDNRPDQTPTSRKGVTESLQDQSSSGIKKGLVCVFCSGDHYNDQCKEASTLRERKKRLFRRCFICFKQNHLAKDCKKGYNGEETVLTVLEEGIIALQTATVYASPLDNKNKQFKYRLLLDPGSQRSYVTFRTAKELKLPVEKESHLVVFTFGDDPPREIHSPIVTLHLLSRTNKNIVIQANCVEHISRGYIPNVKMKNLPESYTLADDGSLSGPVQILVGNEYYCNITYEKKVQLDSNLFLIDSTLGWIISGRAEPQLRDESYVVTYTQTCIETKLHQPDPPLCNGDIKSLWELECIGISDSPRATREEEAIKYFNDTTLKLNNRYTVSWPWITYPPDLPNNFGMAFGRLSSLLKRMDQDTLVAYSDTFKQQLDKGIIEVVPSSRTSTGNVVHYLPFHGVRHRGKPMRIVYDASSKSSKDTKSLNECLYRGPLMLEDLTGLLIKFRTHRIGLTSDIEKAFLQMALHEKDRDVTRFLWLKDTSKPVSQDNLLYLRFCRVPFGVISSPFLLNATIKHHLSNAEDQQVRQKANDIYVDNFVSGTDTTDEAMKLYKNLKGSFQDISMSLRDWSSNSKEFMKKVSDTCKEDKVKVLGLEWDIKKDTLQLKPNLQEEAVTKRGILKTIASIYDPCGYAVPYTLSSKLFLQELWKAGVSWDSPLSSKLTEEWNKIRQNLEAIRKVSVDRCYMKTPVGKGYQLHCFTDASLQAYAASVFLVCGSEKSFIIGKSRLIPIKDQESLKIPRLELLGVLIGSRLIKFVLKFLQQKIVRQVLWTDSQIVKEWCKSDKLLPPFVARRIEEIKTNKDLEIRYLPTELNPADVGTRPTCSREDREKWLSGPQFIVQDPKTWPTTSGSGPTSSLLIGEGLGIQEDEELMEIVDPDIHNVSPMETEDSITEKEVASHDNDQMPDKLLKLKEIQAEYFPLEVEGKVTSLSLNLGIFKDIDELLRCKGRMKHADWSFDKRYPILIPKDSDFTNEIIMKTHQENKHVGVSHTLDKIRETYWIPQGRSQVQKILKKCSECMKHDGGPYKLPETPALPKERVNYSSPFTYVGTDYLGPLIVNNGNGNCKRWISLYTCLAVRAIHLEVVKDLTAEEGLMALRRMISARGVPTLITSDNAAHYKLLSEILQNPYCVEKEIRWKFIPQLAPWHGGFYERLVGLVKNCMKKTLQKHLLNDTQLVTAVKEIEAVLNTRPLTYVDSEPDHVLKPSDFLTMGKCIIMETSDKDPTTSQGTVTKDNLIKGWKKARIILREFKEMFENRYLLNLRERYSHHPKEPRVTSKVAPKIGQIVQIKGDTKNRINWKVGKIVSLKEGADGLCRVATVRVGDTEYTRSIAHLYPLEIEDGEEQCKQTSSYEESVEEPVQIPDLQRPPDKDDVTMESLKDVTEPPSEQISTQEVRDQPEEVQPHASPEEEPCSSKQIFESISSELNEPKSKPKSMSEPEPLAVVDLEFYDHTVPESHHLEEVTPEEQHDEARPKRAAALRALEKIKEWTSNLVAVLLPEAGCVVTSTNI, via the exons ATGGACGACATTCTTTTAGCAAGGCTTAGGCTCATTAACGACAAACTCACAACGGACTTAGAAGTAATTCCGGTTACtgttaatttagaaaatttaGCGCAGGCTCAGATTACCTACGGTAAATTAGAAGCATCACTGAAAAGACTTAACGGAGACCTGACGGAGTACTTTAGGCTGGCTTCGACACCCGCATCTGATGAAATCTGCTTGATAAGTGAACTTCAACTTCAAGCAGAAGAGACTTTAGCTGAACTTAAGGTGAAGATCGACCAAATATCTACATCAAGCAAACCATCAGAGAAGCTGACTGAAGCGAACTCCTCGTGCAGACTTCCTAAGCTTCAGCTGCCGGTGTATAATGGGGATGTGCTGGCGTGGTATGAATTTTGGGATGCCTTCAGAAGCAACATCGATGCAAGGAACCTGCCGGAAGTGGACAAGCTTTCGTATCTTAAGACTTCAGTCACGGAAGATGCCAAAAGAGCCATTGACGGTCTAGCGACTACTAGCACCAACTATGCTATTGCGGTTTCAATACTGAAGGAAAGGTTCGGGAAAACTTCACATCTCGTAGATGCGCATTATGCCACattatataaaattaagatGGCCAAAGGCAATGCAGATGATTGCAGAAGGACTTTCAACGAAATTGAAAGGAACCTTAAGATTTTGGAATCACTAGGTGAGAACACTAATCATAATCACCTGCGCTTCATGCTACTAGAGAAGTTTCCTTCTGATCTAGTATATGAGATAAAACTTAAAGTTAAGGATGATTCCATTCAAGAACTGAGAAGCCAACTGGACAAAATAATCACTGCCAAGGAGGATGCGGAGAGGATATCGAGTAGGAAACGCCCTCTGGACTCGGAAGCTAGTACGGTCGGGATTCTTCATGTGAATGCGAAACGCGCGAGATACGCAAGTCAGTCCCAACTACATCACAGTAATCAGAATAAACAAAACCAGCAGGGAGGCTTCGATAAGAGACCGGTACAGAAGAAGTTCAAAGGTTTCAAGAAAAATAACAATAGAGACAACAGACCAGACCAAACTCCAACTTCAAGAAAGGGTGTGACCGAATCTCTTCAAGACCAAAGCTCTTCAGGTATTAAGAAAGGATTGGTGTGTGTATTTTGCAGCGGCGATCATTATAATGACCAATGTAAAGAAGCTTCTACGTTGAGAGAAAGAAAGAAGCGTCTCTTCAGACGATGCTTCATCTGTTTCAAGCAGAATCACTTGGCAAAAGACTGTAAGA AAGGATACAACGGAGAAGAAACAGTCCTGACTGTTCTAGAAGAGGGAATCATTGCACTCCAAACGGCAACAGTTTATGCAAGCCCCCTAGATAATAAGAacaaacaatttaaatataGACTTCTCTTAGATCCAGGTTCCCAACGCTCTTATGTAACATTCCGGACTGCAAAGGAACTAAAGCTTCCCGTCGAAAAAGAGAGTCATCTAGTAGTATTCACCTTCGGCGACGATCCTCCCAGAGAGATACATAGCCCAATAGTCACTCTTCATCTATTATCTAGAACAAacaagaacatagtaatacaggCTAACTGCGTAGAGCATATCTCCAGAGGTTATATACCGAATGTCAAGATGAAGAACTTACCCGAGTCATATACACTAGCGGACGACGGGTCGCTAAGCGGACCTGTACAGATCTTGGTTGGAAACGAATATTACTGCAACATAACTTACGAGAAAAAGGTACAACTGGATAGCAATTTGTTTCTAATCGACTCTACACTTGGTTGGATAATTAGTGGTAGAGCAGAACCACAGCTTAGAGACGAGTCGTACGTAGTGACTTACACTCAGACTTGCATTGAAACGAAGCTTCATCAGCCAGATCCACCTCTTTGTAATGGAGACATAAAGAGCCTTTGGGAACTAGAATGCATAGGTATTAGCGATTCCCCAAGAGCAACTAGAGAAGAAGAAGCCATCAAATATTTTAATGATAcaactttaaaattaaataatcgttACACGGTAAGCTGGCCTTGGATAACTTATCCACCGGATTTACCTAATAATTTTGGAATGGCTTTTGGTCGTTTATCAAGCTTATTGAAACGTATGGATCAAGATACGTTAGTAGCATACAGTGATACGTTTAAACAGCAATTAGATAAGGGTATAATAGAAGTTGTACCCTCTTCAAGAACGTCAACAGGTAACGTCGTTCACTACCTACCTTTCCATGGAGTACGTCATCGAGGAAAACCTATGAGAATAGTTTATGATGCTAGCTCTAAGAGTAGCAAGGACACCAAGAGTCTGAACGAATGTTTGTACAGAGGACCACTCATGTTAGAAGACCTCACGGGCTTACTTATAAAATTTAGAACTCATAGGATAGGTTTAACCTCGGATATTGAAAAGGCGTTTTTACAGATGGCGTTACACGAGAAGGATCGTGATGTAACCAGATTCTTGTGGCTCAAAGATACCTCTAAACCTGTATCTCAAGACAACCTACTATACCTTAGGTTTTGTAGAGTTCCATTTGGCGTCATTTCATCACCGTTTTTGCTTAATGCGACCATTAAGCACCACCTGTCCAATGCAGAAGATCAGCAAGTCAGACAGAAAGCAAATGACATATATGTGGATAACTTTGTTTCGGGTACCGACACTACAGATGAGGCGATGAAACTCTACAAAAATCTAAAAGGATCTTTTCAAGATATTTCAATGTCACTCAGGGATTGGAGTTCAAATTCTAAGGAATTTATGAAGAAAGTCTCTGATACATGTAAAGAAGATAAAGTAAAGGTACTTGGCTTAGAATGGGACATCAAAAAGGATACTCTTCAGTTGAAACCTAACTTACAAGAAGAAGCTGTCACAAAAAGAGGAATACTGAAGACTATTGCATCAATCTACGATCCATGTGGTTATGCAGTACCCTATACCCTATCATCTAAACTATTTTTACAAGAGCTTTGGAAAGCTGGAGTGTCATGGGACTCACCATTATCGAGCAAACTAACGGAAGAATGGAACAAGATCCGACAGAATTTAGAAGCCATTAGGAAGGTGTCGGTGGACAGATGCTACATGAAGACACCAGTGGGAAAAGGCTACCAACTACACTGTTTCACCGATGCCTCTCTACAGGCTTATGCAGCATCAGTCTTTTTAGTTTGCGGCTCGGAGAAAAGCTTCATTATTGGTAAATCTCGTCTGATACCAATAAAGGACCAGGAGAGTCTCAAGATACCTCGTCTTGAACTTTTAGGAGTACTGATTGGCAGTAGATTGATAAAGTTCGTTCTTAAGTTTCTCCAACAGAAGATAGTAAGGCAAGTCTTATGGACTGACAGCCAGATCGTCAAAGAATGGTGCAAATCTGACAAGCTATTGCCACCCTTCGTTGCCAGGCGGATAGAAGAGATCAAAACAAATAAAGATCTGGAGATCAGATACCTTCCAACAGAGCTAAATCCAGCTGACGTCGGCACTAGACCCACCTGCTCGAGAGAGGACAGGGAGAAATGGCTGAGTGGTCCACAATTTATAGTTCAAGATCCGAAGACGTGGCCAACAACTTCTGGCAGTGGACCAACCAGTTCTCTCTTGATTGGGGAGGGTCTTGGGATCCAAGAAGACGAAGAACTGATGGAAATAGTTGATCCAGATATACACAACGTTAGTCCGATGGAAACGGAGGACAGTATAACTGAAAAGGAAGTAGCGAGTCATGACAATGATCAAATGCCAGATAAGTTACTAAAATTGAAAGAAATTCAAGCTGAATACTTTCCTCTAGAGGTAGAAGGAAAGGTAACTAGTTTAAGTTTGAATTTAGGCATATTTAAAGACATAGATGAGTTACTGAGGTGTAAAGGTCGTATGAAACACGCAGACTGGTCATTTGATAAACGCTACCCTATACTTATACCAAAGGATTCAGATTTCACCAACGAAATTATAATGAAGACTCATCAAGAAAATAAGCATGTTGGAGTAAGTCACACGTTAGACAAGATAAGGGAAACTTACTGGATACCTCAAGGAAGAAGCCAAGTTCAAAAGATTTTGAAGAAGTGCTCCGAATGTATGAAGCATGACGGAGGGCCATATAAACTACCAGAAACTCCTGCGTTACCGAAAGAGAGGGTCAATTATAGCTCACCATTCACATACGTTGGTACCGACTATCTAGGACCACTTATAGTCAACAATGGGAATGGCAATTGTAAAAGGTGGATTAGCCTCTACACATGCTTAGCCGTAAGAGCCATTCACTTAGAAGTTGTAAAGGACCTAACTGCGGAAGAAGGTTTAATGGCCTTACGTAGAATGATTTCAGCAAGAGGTGTACCAACCTTAATAACGTCTGATAATGCGGCTCACTACAAGTTACTCTCAGAGATTCTTCAGAACCCATACTGCGTAGAGAAAGAGATAAGATGGAAATTTATACCACAGTTAGCACCATGGCATGGAGGATTCTATGAGAGATTAGTTGGTTTGGTTAAAAACTGTATGAAGAAAACATTACAGAAACATTTGTTGAATGACACCCAACTAGTAACAGCGGTGAAAGAAATAGAAGCAGTTCTTAACACAAGACCCTTAACTTACGTAGATTCAGAGCCGGATCATGTACTAAAACCTTCAGACTTTCTTACTATGGGAAAGTGTATCATTATGGAAACTTCAGATAAGGATCCTACAACGTCGCAAGGGACGGTGACTAAGGACAATTTAATTAAAGGTTGGAAGAAAGCACGGATAATTCTACGAGAATTTAAAGAGATGTTTGAGAACAGGTATCTCCTAAATTTGAGAGAAAGATATTCCCACCATCCTAAAGAACCTAGAGTAACATCAAAGGTAGCACCTAAGATAGGTCAAATCGTGCAGATTAAAGGTGACACGAAGAACAGGATAAATTGGAAAGTCGGGAAAATAGTATCTTTAAAGGAAGGCGCCGACGGTTTATGTAGGGTCGCCACGGTACGAGTAGGAGATACAGAGTATACAAGATCTATCGCACATCTCTACCCGTTAGAGATCGAAGATGGAGAAGAACAGTGTAAACAAACATCATCTTATGAAGAAAGTGTAGAAGAACCGGTGCAGATTCCTGATCTTCAACGTCCACCAGACAAGGATGACGTGACGATGGAATCCCTCAAAGACGTTACTGAGCCTCCATCTGAGCAAATATCCACTCAAGAAGTAAGAGATCAACCAGAAGAAGTACAGCCTCATGCCTCGCCAGAAGAGGAACCGTGTTCCtctaaacaaatatttgagtCTATATCTAGTGAGTTAAACGAGCCTAAGTCTAAGCCTAAGTCTATGTCCGAACCAGAACCACTCGCGGTCGTCGACCTCGAGTTTTACGACCACACTGTTCCCGAGTCACACCACCTAGAGGAAGTTACGCCAGAAGAACAACACGACGAAGCAAGACCTAAGAGAGCGGCAGCTCTCAGAGCCCTTGAGAAGATCAAGGAATGGACCAGCAATCTAGTCGCCGTGTTGCTGCCTGAGGCGGGGTGTGTCGTGACAAGCACGAATATCTAA